The endosymbiont of Bathymodiolus septemdierum str. Myojin knoll sequence AATTTTGACATTACCACCTTCCATAATGGCAACACATGAATTTGTAGTTCCTAAATCAATACCGATAATTTTTGACATTTTTTTCTCCTTTTTAATTAGTTATGACCCATATATAAGGACAGTAAAAATATTTTCAAGGAAAAAAAATAAAAAATATAATTTATGATTTTCACACTTAAAAAAAATAGCATTTATAATAAGTCCTTTGCATTTCGCAATCAAATAATTAAAGGCAAACAACCAATGAATCAAGATTCTTACAAAGAAATGTTGGCAGGCATACAGGCTTTCCATGATAAGCATGACTTTAAAAATAATGGCGGTGAAGATTTAGTCTATCGCATAGCACTAATGACGGAAGAGTTAGGTGAGATATCCAGTTGCGTGACAAAAGGCAAATCCAAGGAAGACTTAGCGGAAGAATCTGCGGATTTATTAATTTTATTAATGGGCACAGCGATTAGTGCAGACTTTGATTTAAAGGATGCTTT is a genomic window containing:
- a CDS encoding MazG nucleotide pyrophosphohydrolase domain-containing protein; protein product: MNQDSYKEMLAGIQAFHDKHDFKNNGGEDLVYRIALMTEELGEISSCVTKGKSKEDLAEESADLLILLMGTAISADFDLKDAFWKKLDKIMQRESRMVNGKIRVSEFKGVK